The following are encoded together in the Desulfovibrio desulfuricans DSM 642 genome:
- a CDS encoding PAS domain-containing protein, producing the protein MTKQIKHENKPPVAENDLYRLLLDGATDSVLLTDTQGRLIAFNDQLAKLTGFTKEELIGRHIGALILPEDLACAPIPLEAMRLGVSLSGDTPLGAIAAYMFSVCFADMR; encoded by the coding sequence ATGACTAAACAGATCAAGCATGAGAACAAGCCCCCAGTTGCTGAAAACGATCTCTACCGCCTGCTACTCGACGGGGCCACCGATAGCGTGTTGCTGACCGATACCCAGGGGCGGCTGATCGCGTTCAATGACCAGTTGGCAAAACTGACTGGTTTTACGAAGGAAGAACTGATCGGTCGACATATTGGCGCTCTGATCCTGCCCGAGGATCTGGCCTGTGCCCCGATCCCCTTGGAGGCCATGCGCTTGGGGGTATCGCTGTCGGGCGATACCCCTCTGGGGGCTATTGCAGCGTATATGTTTTCAGTTTGCTTCGCAGATATGCGATAA
- a CDS encoding YagK/YfjJ domain-containing protein translates to MRSKIIKDTKYRGYSLFESEKTKDGFYKTTIDQLIDMAERMAAKHSKVLALRIDVHSLKDSDTHLTSRDITRIIENTKRNINNRHKHGKNAPDIQSIWTQEQTCMSEHPHYHLQISCNGNAIKNGYGIFHELNNQVSRHLKTDDGKNNQGLVHYCESNKGAGLLIDRNSPDFESQRDEAVRMGSYIAKCSGKESLPKGSRVSSSSLKRQDSRNVLQNNVGVASPPQETETAAEHLIDDRYSNEHHRQHDTSNVPSSAPVSKITDDESAIEEMLKRDWELYRDSDRDA, encoded by the coding sequence ATGCGCAGCAAGATAATCAAAGATACAAAGTACAGAGGGTATTCCCTTTTTGAATCAGAAAAGACTAAAGATGGATTCTACAAGACAACAATCGACCAATTGATTGATATGGCAGAACGCATGGCAGCTAAACATTCTAAGGTGCTTGCACTCAGAATTGACGTCCATAGCCTTAAAGACTCAGACACACATTTGACTAGCAGAGATATTACAAGAATCATTGAAAACACGAAGAGAAACATCAATAATCGGCACAAGCATGGAAAGAATGCTCCCGATATTCAATCTATCTGGACCCAAGAACAAACGTGTATGTCTGAGCACCCTCACTATCACCTTCAAATTTCGTGCAATGGCAATGCCATCAAGAATGGCTACGGCATTTTCCATGAGTTAAACAACCAAGTCAGTAGGCACCTTAAAACTGACGACGGTAAGAACAATCAGGGCCTCGTCCACTATTGCGAAAGCAACAAGGGGGCTGGCTTGCTCATAGATCGCAATTCCCCTGACTTCGAAAGCCAGCGGGATGAGGCCGTTCGCATGGGCAGCTACATTGCGAAGTGTTCAGGCAAAGAATCTCTTCCTAAAGGTAGCCGAGTTTCGTCCTCTTCGTTGAAACGTCAGGACTCGCGTAACGTACTGCAAAACAACGTCGGTGTAGCTTCCCCTCCGCAAGAAACAGAAACAGCAGCAGAACACCTTATCGACGACCGGTATAGCAACGAACACCACCGTCAGCACGACACCTCCAATGTACCTTCGTCTGCCCCAGTTTCAAAAATCACTGACGACGAAAGTGCGATTGAAGAGATGCTTAAACGCGATTGGGAGCTTTACCGAGACAGTGACCGCGATGCTTGA
- a CDS encoding AAA family ATPase has protein sequence MKKEKMMNYDSVDCHRQWEPGMYPRTCLSNGSRNHSRHYEINPEKVAEIIQHLDRSGIPACMMDSQQADFYVSLVVYEFTSLDSYTKNRIIRAIGGNDADVRSWQSHFCLDDFLPWVVKKLNRGPKISALVLGKLMCLKPEFCFSAFPEAGWQRDQNSTGSQVVNATPKSIVVDGSCFKQLHLDIQRGLDGSIAQAVCHYSDGKNDIFALAVRVAGQQGKDILKIGMKAAAAHLLSRDMIVNNPKVPVLVFMDIKVAIFFREAAREARILTRTGVIVSAVAGGEDAQKGLLLNDLAGHPVTLVSTPGQQGWDGIDLMAKRCLESGAADVSVYPWPIVKGDVPEIQDALLAKTTNLETLELPSQLVARIRREAIPIEDLASWKKNVLLNEVAKVRTENEQSCQADFEIVTFDKLPDVTPRGGDVPVAVRQMFSPQYTTLIWGASNAGKSWMGIALAISLTTGTPYLYFTASAPCKLCYLDGEVGSDFRPRVNQLVQGREEFLPLLSKNLSVISAKGGFNILDKKMQESLIGRLQEARVEYIVIDNMLSLAPTASKGNSTPLFDFIHRIEKLGIGVIVLHHAGKTGKDFKGPVDLASLCQNVIHLEGRDQLAKEISKDDEGDDQPLSQDLAEALEGDGPVVRMTIEKCKVAPEIERREMVYKLPVGGIWKFVEGEMPTPTRKSSDSPIAEGTPENFPVDSTPLPPDAQKLLDTMKKGQSYSRSDLEKITGFTTKKTLNVLKSLFEINLVSQNGEGKSTYYFKS, from the coding sequence TTGAAAAAGGAAAAAATGATGAATTATGACTCGGTTGACTGTCACAGGCAATGGGAGCCGGGTATGTACCCCCGGACCTGCCTCTCTAATGGTTCAAGGAATCATAGCCGTCATTACGAGATAAACCCGGAAAAGGTGGCTGAGATCATCCAGCACCTGGATCGCTCCGGCATTCCTGCATGCATGATGGACAGCCAGCAAGCTGACTTCTATGTATCGCTGGTCGTCTACGAGTTTACATCTCTGGACAGCTACACGAAAAACAGAATTATTCGTGCCATTGGCGGCAATGATGCTGATGTCAGATCTTGGCAGTCTCATTTCTGTTTGGACGATTTTTTGCCGTGGGTCGTGAAAAAGCTGAACCGTGGCCCTAAGATTTCAGCTTTGGTTCTGGGAAAACTGATGTGTCTGAAGCCGGAATTCTGTTTCAGTGCTTTTCCTGAAGCTGGCTGGCAGCGGGATCAGAACTCGACGGGATCTCAAGTTGTGAATGCAACCCCGAAGAGCATCGTCGTGGACGGTTCCTGTTTCAAGCAGTTGCATTTGGACATTCAGCGGGGTCTTGATGGTTCCATAGCGCAGGCGGTGTGCCATTACTCCGATGGCAAGAACGACATATTTGCTCTCGCAGTCCGCGTTGCAGGGCAGCAGGGCAAAGATATTCTTAAAATCGGTATGAAGGCCGCTGCTGCGCATCTGTTGTCACGCGATATGATTGTTAACAACCCCAAAGTGCCAGTACTCGTCTTCATGGACATCAAAGTGGCTATCTTTTTTCGCGAAGCAGCACGAGAGGCACGTATTTTAACACGAACCGGCGTGATCGTGTCAGCCGTTGCCGGTGGAGAAGATGCCCAAAAAGGCCTTCTGCTAAATGATTTGGCTGGGCACCCTGTAACCCTAGTATCTACGCCGGGGCAGCAAGGATGGGACGGGATTGACCTAATGGCCAAACGCTGCCTTGAGAGCGGAGCTGCTGACGTGAGTGTTTATCCTTGGCCCATAGTGAAAGGTGACGTGCCGGAAATACAGGATGCCTTGCTTGCCAAGACGACTAACCTTGAGACGCTGGAGTTGCCTTCACAACTGGTTGCCCGCATCAGGCGCGAGGCCATTCCGATTGAAGATTTGGCATCATGGAAAAAGAATGTACTGCTCAATGAAGTAGCCAAAGTACGTACGGAAAACGAACAATCCTGTCAGGCTGATTTTGAAATTGTCACGTTCGATAAGCTTCCCGATGTCACTCCTCGGGGGGGTGACGTCCCTGTGGCCGTGAGGCAGATGTTTTCTCCCCAATACACCACCTTGATCTGGGGGGCTTCAAATGCGGGGAAAAGCTGGATGGGTATTGCACTGGCAATATCTTTGACAACGGGAACACCCTACCTCTATTTCACAGCCTCTGCTCCTTGTAAGCTGTGCTACCTGGATGGCGAAGTCGGGTCTGACTTTAGGCCTAGGGTAAATCAGCTTGTGCAGGGACGCGAAGAATTTCTTCCCCTTCTGAGTAAAAATCTCTCTGTGATTTCTGCCAAAGGAGGGTTCAACATTCTTGACAAAAAAATGCAAGAAAGCCTTATAGGCAGGCTGCAGGAAGCTAGGGTCGAATACATTGTCATCGACAATATGCTTTCCCTCGCCCCGACAGCTTCGAAAGGCAATTCCACCCCGCTCTTTGATTTTATCCACAGGATAGAAAAACTTGGTATTGGCGTCATTGTGCTGCACCATGCCGGTAAAACAGGCAAAGACTTCAAGGGGCCTGTAGATCTTGCCAGCCTGTGCCAGAATGTCATTCACCTTGAAGGCCGTGATCAGCTTGCAAAGGAAATAAGTAAAGACGATGAAGGCGATGATCAACCGCTAAGTCAGGACCTAGCCGAGGCTCTTGAAGGCGATGGCCCGGTGGTGCGCATGACCATCGAAAAATGCAAGGTTGCGCCGGAGATTGAGCGCCGAGAGATGGTGTACAAACTGCCTGTTGGCGGAATCTGGAAATTTGTTGAAGGGGAGATGCCCACACCTACCAGAAAGAGCTCTGATTCCCCTATCGCTGAAGGTACGCCAGAAAATTTCCCCGTTGATTCGACACCGTTGCCACCTGATGCCCAGAAGCTGCTTGACACCATGAAGAAAGGTCAATCCTACAGCCGGAGCGACCTTGAAAAGATCACTGGCTTCACGACAAAGAAAACTCTCAACGTGCTGAAATCTCTTTTTGAAATCAATCTGGTTTCCCAAAATGGAGAAGGCAAAAGCACCTATTACTTCAAATCATGA
- a CDS encoding tyrosine-type recombinase/integrase, translated as MATQKRTKSKKYPGVYFRDDDSGKERTYYIRYRIGGREAKQIEEPVGKASAGMTEAKANQVRIDRMRGKELPNTEKRRCLEEKKNLLQSRATLAKLWEHYAAINAGKAILKTDACLFKYFPHLHEKTTEELTTKDIDDLRNQLSVLTKPRKKGGEAKPLSPQTIKHVLAFIRRLINFAVKRGLCAQQPTLYFEMPEVDNVKTEALTLDQVTKLKQALDEEADQVAASFIRLALTTGMRKSALMSLRWDDIDFERGFITLRGDAAKKGKTEIIPMSQAARSILVPLPHGSNYVFPGKDGGQRQDFRRVALRVKKKAGLPDDFRPLHGLRHAYASFLASSGKVDLYMLQKLLTHSSPQMTQRYAHLADEAMQRAASVADEIFDINTEKK; from the coding sequence ATGGCAACACAAAAACGCACAAAATCTAAAAAATATCCAGGTGTTTACTTTCGCGATGACGATAGCGGCAAAGAGAGAACATATTACATCCGCTATCGGATTGGCGGCAGAGAGGCGAAGCAGATTGAAGAACCCGTGGGGAAGGCCTCTGCTGGAATGACTGAGGCCAAAGCCAATCAAGTACGCATAGACAGGATGCGTGGTAAAGAATTGCCCAATACTGAGAAACGCCGTTGCCTAGAAGAGAAAAAAAATCTTTTACAGTCCCGAGCTACTCTTGCCAAGCTTTGGGAGCATTATGCTGCAATAAATGCTGGTAAAGCCATCCTGAAAACCGACGCGTGCCTATTCAAATATTTTCCTCACCTGCACGAAAAGACCACCGAGGAACTGACCACCAAGGACATTGATGATCTTCGCAATCAACTGTCGGTGCTAACCAAGCCGCGCAAAAAAGGCGGCGAAGCAAAGCCCCTATCCCCACAGACGATAAAGCATGTTTTGGCTTTTATTCGTAGACTTATCAACTTTGCAGTCAAGCGGGGGCTATGTGCCCAGCAGCCTACCCTTTATTTTGAAATGCCTGAAGTAGATAATGTTAAGACGGAAGCCTTGACGTTGGATCAAGTAACGAAGCTCAAGCAGGCGCTTGATGAAGAGGCAGATCAAGTTGCAGCGAGCTTTATTCGGTTGGCCCTTACCACGGGCATGCGCAAGAGTGCGCTCATGTCTTTGCGCTGGGACGACATTGACTTTGAGAGAGGATTTATCACTCTGCGCGGGGATGCTGCCAAAAAAGGAAAGACTGAGATCATCCCAATGTCACAGGCTGCTCGATCCATTCTAGTGCCCTTACCGCACGGCAGTAATTATGTCTTTCCCGGAAAGGATGGCGGGCAGAGACAGGACTTCCGCCGTGTCGCACTACGGGTCAAGAAGAAGGCAGGGCTTCCCGATGATTTCCGCCCCTTGCATGGATTGCGCCATGCATATGCTTCGTTTCTTGCCTCCAGCGGGAAAGTCGATTTATACATGTTGCAGAAACTACTGACGCACTCCAGCCCGCAAATGACGCAGCGTTACGCACATCTAGCTGATGAGGCGATGCAGCGGGCGGCCAGTGTCGCAGATGAAATCTTTGATATTAACACGGAGAAAAAGTGA